One window from the genome of Puniceicoccus vermicola encodes:
- a CDS encoding prepilin-type N-terminal cleavage/methylation domain-containing protein has translation MPSPIHPSIPLRRKFRSAFTLIELLCVIAVIGILAAIIVPAVGHIRQKGNSSKCQSNLRQLQAANSLYASDHGYFIPSITNTLSSGGKIDRVNWYENPEVLEYMGDQPPLKCPTNLNNKEFKPGGMSGFSYGLNITDVPGGWSEPGKRTARVVEVANPSTTMAFADAVDWQILMYAARSSKDDQYVAHAISYRHNGMANIAFFDGSVVSMSKDEVAGNHKLWKIVQK, from the coding sequence ATGCCCTCTCCCATCCATCCATCAATCCCGCTTCGTCGAAAGTTTCGCAGTGCGTTTACACTCATAGAGCTTCTTTGTGTAATCGCAGTCATCGGAATATTGGCGGCGATCATCGTCCCTGCTGTTGGCCATATTCGCCAAAAAGGCAATTCCAGCAAATGCCAGAGCAACCTACGGCAACTCCAAGCGGCCAATTCTCTGTATGCCTCCGACCACGGTTACTTTATCCCCAGCATTACCAACACCCTCAGCAGCGGTGGGAAGATTGATCGGGTCAACTGGTACGAGAATCCCGAAGTCCTCGAATACATGGGAGACCAGCCTCCTTTGAAGTGCCCTACCAACTTAAACAACAAGGAATTCAAGCCTGGGGGGATGTCGGGGTTTAGCTACGGTCTCAACATCACCGATGTCCCAGGAGGATGGAGCGAGCCCGGTAAACGTACGGCGCGAGTTGTCGAGGTCGCCAATCCGTCCACCACGATGGCTTTTGCCGATGCCGTTGACTGGCAAATACTCATGTACGCAGCCCGCAGTTCTAAAGACGACCAGTACGTGGCGCACGCCATATCATACCGGCACAACGGAATGGCAAACATCGCGTTCTTCGATGGAAGTGTAGTCAGCATGTCGAAAGACGAAGTTGCCGGCAATCATAAGCTCTGGAAAATCGTTCAGAAGTAA
- a CDS encoding WD40/YVTN/BNR-like repeat-containing protein, producing the protein MLRFLLIPFVSILATAPACLFGPPGELPKDSSSTEQSDAVHHSDVGIIFNPTENLAEYGHWRSSKIGGGGYLLNVIPNRVDPDRLYAHSDVGGIFRSDDGGRNWYMIHINYHPQSLDCVRDLLVDPENPDFLIAAVGDQWMPQQGIFKSTDGGGTWEKVLDTQVFGNGPNRSTGRILQRSPADENLIYAAPGWDGIFVSPDAGDNWIGLGLDKVYVNDLKIDRSNPNRLFLCAAASKMSNITSWKGKRQYSKLDGGLYRSEDAGMNWEKLSDDSPIEIVQSPVDPQVWFGIFNGIRIASSSDYGKTWKDASEGLPTAEKKQSPTSGLSYRTIGAGPDFLLVGNGSGSFFIKKPIDSPWREVESKRIQGDWFARTKPNHWDKFGRATASIVVDPLDPDHWYFSDYYAIYQSWDAGKTWILTIDGIENTVIHTVAQAPQNPNIVHMGMADNGYFRSIDAATSFSHAEGTSDNCKAIAVAPSAPETVYILAPRYHGWYADTIYVSLDGGKKFHKSPMTNIPKEEKKWRVNSLAVDSGNPREVYIGVSGPIESGKGGVWRSTDMGKSWSWDSDGLPNGDSFFQSSIWDSGFQLSRSPNGSMVAIKNNAVYYRNSDEDTWERSSARLSGSKFMQVLSVPDQEGVYLLSEENGGLHQSRDNGKTWTKILDQGIHSVSVDQNDSQRIAVALDEVGGILITGNGGQNWHPVDDHLPQRQRLKMAFAGDRLVVGTPGNGVFYLPLNSVNQN; encoded by the coding sequence ATGCTACGTTTTCTGCTCATTCCATTCGTCTCGATTTTGGCAACCGCGCCCGCTTGCCTTTTCGGCCCGCCCGGAGAGCTGCCCAAAGACTCGTCCTCAACTGAGCAGAGCGATGCGGTTCATCACAGCGATGTTGGTATTATTTTCAACCCGACCGAAAACCTGGCTGAGTATGGGCATTGGCGTTCGAGCAAGATTGGTGGAGGCGGCTACCTACTGAATGTCATCCCGAATCGGGTCGATCCCGATCGGCTCTACGCGCACAGTGATGTCGGTGGAATCTTTCGCTCCGATGATGGGGGACGCAATTGGTATATGATCCACATCAACTACCATCCTCAGAGTCTTGACTGTGTCCGTGATCTGCTAGTGGACCCAGAGAATCCAGATTTCCTGATCGCCGCCGTAGGCGATCAATGGATGCCACAACAAGGAATCTTCAAGAGCACCGATGGCGGTGGGACTTGGGAAAAGGTCCTCGACACTCAAGTTTTCGGTAACGGTCCCAATCGAAGCACAGGCCGGATCCTCCAGCGATCACCCGCCGATGAGAATTTGATCTATGCAGCGCCCGGCTGGGACGGGATTTTTGTGAGTCCCGATGCTGGCGATAACTGGATTGGGCTCGGGCTCGACAAAGTCTACGTGAACGACCTTAAGATCGACCGCAGCAATCCCAATCGACTTTTCCTCTGCGCCGCAGCCAGCAAAATGTCGAACATAACAAGCTGGAAAGGGAAACGCCAATACAGCAAACTGGACGGAGGTCTTTACCGTTCCGAAGACGCCGGAATGAACTGGGAGAAACTTTCGGACGATTCCCCTATCGAAATCGTTCAAAGCCCCGTAGACCCTCAAGTCTGGTTCGGAATCTTCAACGGGATTCGAATCGCCTCCAGCTCTGACTACGGAAAAACGTGGAAAGATGCCTCCGAGGGACTTCCAACAGCCGAAAAGAAACAATCCCCCACCTCCGGCCTCAGCTACAGAACCATCGGAGCGGGTCCGGATTTCCTTTTGGTCGGAAATGGCAGCGGAAGTTTCTTCATTAAAAAACCGATCGATTCACCTTGGAGAGAAGTCGAATCGAAACGAATTCAGGGAGATTGGTTCGCACGAACCAAACCAAACCATTGGGATAAATTTGGCAGGGCAACTGCGTCCATCGTCGTCGATCCTCTGGACCCCGATCATTGGTATTTTAGCGACTACTATGCCATTTACCAGTCATGGGACGCTGGCAAGACCTGGATCCTGACGATCGACGGGATCGAGAACACCGTCATTCACACGGTTGCTCAGGCGCCCCAGAACCCCAATATTGTCCACATGGGTATGGCCGATAACGGCTACTTCCGCTCTATCGATGCCGCCACCTCGTTCTCCCACGCGGAGGGCACCTCCGATAACTGCAAGGCGATCGCAGTTGCACCCTCGGCGCCGGAGACCGTCTACATTCTCGCTCCCCGTTATCATGGTTGGTACGCTGATACTATCTACGTAAGCCTAGACGGCGGAAAGAAGTTTCACAAATCGCCGATGACGAATATTCCTAAAGAGGAGAAGAAATGGCGGGTGAACTCTCTCGCAGTCGACTCTGGGAATCCCCGAGAAGTATACATAGGAGTAAGCGGCCCAATAGAATCAGGAAAAGGAGGAGTCTGGCGCAGCACGGACATGGGCAAAAGCTGGTCGTGGGACAGCGACGGCTTGCCTAACGGAGATTCGTTTTTCCAAAGCTCTATCTGGGACTCTGGCTTTCAGCTGTCCCGGAGCCCGAATGGATCGATGGTCGCGATCAAAAACAATGCGGTGTACTACCGGAACTCAGACGAAGATACATGGGAACGATCTTCGGCTAGACTCTCTGGCAGCAAATTCATGCAGGTTCTGAGTGTCCCCGACCAAGAGGGCGTGTATTTACTTTCCGAAGAAAACGGAGGTCTACACCAGAGCCGCGACAACGGGAAAACTTGGACCAAGATCCTGGACCAAGGAATTCACTCTGTCTCGGTCGACCAAAACGACTCTCAGCGGATCGCGGTCGCGCTCGACGAAGTCGGCGGAATTCTCATCACTGGAAATGGAGGTCAAAACTGGCACCCTGTCGATGATCACCTGCCCCAGCGGCAGCGGCTCAAGATGGCCTTTGCTGGAGACCGTCTTGTCGTCGGCACTCCGGGCAACGGGGTCTTTTACCTTCCTCTGAATTCGGTGAATCAGAACTAA
- a CDS encoding substrate-binding domain-containing protein, which translates to MSSGEGREMLRGAADFARQRASWEIVLPCFESAVGAINVPYWCDGLLTRPLKPVDREASLRFKGPKFGLVSAGMVENGIPFLTSDGVSFALQAFEHLRGLGLKRMGYVGFGGVLYSQLRQETFLRTAAEAGREVDVFNIGSPSDRRELILWLKNWSAPFGLFAANDLLAREVINCAHEAGIRIPGEMCIVGAGNDDSICTMVQPTLTSVDPGSYQIGFEGARRLDDLMSGRPVSPSGYVSSLGVVARESTDIRLQDPLIARILSVIRSDAPRGLNVVDLLGQFPISQSSLNRRFREATGRSPYEEIQRVRVERAKYLLRHSDLSNELIGEECGFPTTKAFYSAFRSSTNLTPRAYRFQTGPRT; encoded by the coding sequence GTGTCGAGTGGGGAAGGCCGGGAAATGCTTCGCGGCGCTGCCGATTTTGCTCGGCAGCGAGCGAGTTGGGAAATCGTTCTTCCTTGTTTTGAGTCAGCTGTCGGAGCCATCAACGTCCCGTATTGGTGCGACGGCCTTTTAACGAGGCCTTTGAAGCCAGTGGATCGGGAGGCCTCTTTGAGATTTAAAGGACCTAAGTTTGGTCTGGTTTCAGCGGGAATGGTAGAAAACGGGATTCCATTTCTGACGAGTGATGGCGTCTCATTCGCGCTTCAGGCCTTCGAGCATCTGCGCGGTTTGGGCCTCAAGCGCATGGGGTATGTGGGATTCGGCGGGGTGCTCTATTCCCAATTGCGCCAAGAAACGTTTTTGCGAACTGCGGCTGAAGCGGGCCGCGAGGTTGATGTTTTCAACATTGGAAGTCCAAGTGATCGAAGAGAACTCATCCTGTGGCTGAAGAATTGGTCGGCTCCGTTTGGTCTTTTCGCGGCAAATGACTTACTTGCGAGGGAAGTCATCAACTGTGCGCACGAAGCCGGGATTCGGATCCCTGGTGAGATGTGTATCGTGGGAGCGGGTAATGATGACTCCATTTGTACAATGGTTCAACCCACACTCACTTCAGTCGATCCCGGCTCCTATCAAATAGGATTTGAAGGGGCGCGCCGTCTTGACGATCTGATGTCCGGTAGGCCAGTTAGCCCGTCTGGTTATGTTTCTTCCTTAGGTGTCGTGGCGAGGGAGTCCACTGATATTCGCCTTCAGGATCCATTGATCGCACGAATCCTCAGTGTGATCCGCTCAGATGCCCCACGCGGCCTGAATGTGGTGGATCTTCTCGGGCAATTTCCGATTTCCCAGAGTTCATTGAATCGCCGTTTTCGGGAAGCAACTGGGCGGAGTCCCTATGAGGAAATTCAAAGAGTCCGTGTGGAGCGTGCCAAGTATTTACTTCGCCATTCGGATTTAAGTAATGAATTGATCGGGGAGGAATGCGGCTTTCCCACCACCAAAGCGTTTTACTCGGCCTTTCGCTCTTCAACGAATCTCACTCCCCGAGCCTATCGTTTCCAGACCGGACCGAGGACTTGA
- a CDS encoding PEP-CTERM sorting domain-containing protein, with translation MIRTLLIATGLLAALAASGQTTTIFSDAFSGSFGDDINGTTPDVGTGTWSTPSYVINGGNRVRTRSGGTNAANSTSYLSTSLGAGNSYELSIDMYSDTLASGTTSQFLGFGFFSTVGSKFQPFSSQSPSTPWTYLRTGETDTGDLSLFADGSSATAIDSNFDITTSRNFKLILNTFDTDAGTLGDQFSLELWVDNVQYGSTYTYSSSESADLLSEIVAVGFTANIVSGGQNGYFDNFTLTSTAIPEPGTFALLSGLAMLSAVVMRRRRT, from the coding sequence ATGATACGGACCCTCCTCATCGCCACTGGTTTACTGGCGGCACTGGCCGCTTCCGGCCAGACGACAACAATCTTCAGTGACGCATTCTCTGGAAGTTTCGGGGATGACATCAATGGCACAACACCAGACGTCGGTACGGGAACTTGGTCTACCCCTAGCTACGTAATTAACGGCGGAAACCGAGTCAGAACCCGTAGTGGTGGTACCAACGCCGCCAACTCTACCAGCTACTTGTCGACCAGTCTAGGCGCCGGAAATAGCTATGAACTCTCCATTGATATGTATTCAGACACATTAGCGTCTGGAACAACTTCACAATTTCTCGGCTTCGGATTTTTCAGCACGGTTGGCTCCAAATTCCAACCTTTTAGTAGTCAAAGTCCAAGCACCCCTTGGACCTACCTACGAACCGGCGAGACAGACACGGGTGACCTATCCCTCTTTGCCGATGGATCCAGTGCAACAGCCATTGATTCAAACTTTGATATCACGACGAGCCGCAACTTTAAGCTCATCCTCAATACTTTTGACACCGATGCTGGAACTCTTGGTGACCAGTTTTCCCTGGAACTGTGGGTGGATAATGTGCAGTACGGCTCGACTTATACCTATTCCTCCTCCGAATCCGCCGATCTCCTGTCAGAGATAGTTGCAGTAGGATTTACGGCCAATATTGTCTCGGGCGGCCAGAATGGATACTTCGATAACTTCACCCTGACCAGCACAGCGATCCCCGAACCGGGAACCTTCGCTCTACTTTCCGGTCTCGCCATGTTGAGCGCTGTAGTGATGCGCCGCCGCCGAACCTAA
- a CDS encoding alpha-galactosidase yields MHNRRRHTEDHLRFLLFEQENLGNIDTFYTVFTIVCGSDNAYNHRFAPTESNSNHPSPSPTFLRMPHEEVFPSGIETQSSKIEQGQSSHSGRPSRILEIASPHLKLTQVYLNDATDHSDELVQERVWLLHPNEDDLALDGNLFQIEDTIHQSGYIFIKRAPLPSARKVPANSDFRVTFHREAGVSVRLYEKESEGTWTVLQYEGGELGRTQALQNWQREQRPDNEIQRLPRFLSNTWGDRSQDSRMREEFILAEIDAAAQIGVEVVQLDDGWQQGTSANSTNAEDNGGVWENFWQTNPRFWEVDPNRFPNGLHPILAHAKNQDIEIGLWYAPDSWNSLENWKKDAEKVLELHRTYGIRFFKVDSLNVNTDDGRNNLRAFFNRVLTESRGEVLFDLDITAGKRPGYLGEISVGPLFVENRYSDWRSYWPHHTLRNLWQLSRWIDSKRLRMEFLNKERNTAKYSQDPLAPAHYKSDTLFATVMFANPLGWFECSNLPNDYQKDLAPLVQKWKDHRQELFSGTILPIGKEPDGIAYTGFMSIAVKKDRGFILIFRERNPSNHARIELPSGLELEKVDWEILSPNGAVESESDFLRIQIPESLDYVFARFIARA; encoded by the coding sequence ATGCACAACAGGCGCCGTCACACAGAAGACCATCTCCGGTTCCTGCTATTCGAGCAAGAAAATTTGGGCAATATCGACACATTCTATACTGTTTTCACCATTGTCTGCGGGAGCGATAATGCCTATAATCACCGTTTTGCGCCTACCGAATCCAACAGCAACCACCCCTCTCCCTCTCCAACCTTTTTACGAATGCCCCACGAAGAAGTTTTCCCCAGCGGTATCGAAACTCAATCCTCTAAGATCGAGCAGGGACAATCAAGCCATTCAGGTCGACCTTCAAGAATTTTGGAAATCGCCTCCCCTCACCTCAAACTCACTCAGGTCTATCTGAATGATGCAACCGACCATAGCGACGAGCTCGTTCAGGAGCGGGTCTGGCTTTTGCACCCCAACGAGGATGACTTGGCTTTGGATGGAAACCTCTTCCAGATCGAAGACACGATCCATCAGTCGGGCTACATTTTTATCAAGCGCGCCCCTTTGCCTTCAGCACGAAAAGTCCCGGCAAATTCAGACTTCAGAGTGACGTTTCACCGCGAAGCAGGCGTTTCGGTCCGCTTGTATGAAAAAGAATCGGAGGGCACCTGGACCGTTCTCCAATACGAGGGAGGCGAATTAGGCCGGACCCAAGCTCTTCAGAACTGGCAAAGAGAGCAACGCCCTGACAACGAGATCCAAAGACTTCCCCGCTTTCTCAGCAACACTTGGGGCGATCGCTCCCAGGATTCCCGGATGAGAGAAGAGTTCATTCTTGCCGAAATTGATGCTGCCGCCCAAATCGGAGTCGAGGTTGTTCAACTCGATGACGGGTGGCAGCAAGGGACCAGCGCCAATTCGACGAATGCCGAAGACAATGGAGGAGTCTGGGAGAATTTCTGGCAGACAAACCCTAGATTCTGGGAGGTTGATCCTAATCGCTTCCCCAACGGATTACACCCGATTCTTGCGCATGCAAAAAACCAGGACATCGAAATCGGCCTGTGGTATGCACCCGACTCGTGGAATAGTCTAGAGAACTGGAAAAAAGATGCCGAGAAAGTCCTGGAGCTTCATCGCACCTACGGGATCCGGTTTTTCAAAGTGGATAGTCTCAATGTGAACACGGATGACGGACGTAATAACTTACGCGCATTCTTCAACCGGGTTCTCACCGAAAGCCGGGGAGAAGTCCTCTTCGATCTCGATATCACCGCCGGCAAACGGCCGGGGTACTTAGGTGAAATTTCCGTAGGGCCTCTCTTTGTCGAGAATCGCTACTCAGACTGGAGGTCATATTGGCCGCATCACACCCTTCGCAATCTGTGGCAACTTTCCCGATGGATCGATTCGAAACGATTGCGAATGGAATTCTTGAACAAGGAGCGCAACACCGCGAAATACAGTCAGGACCCGCTCGCTCCGGCCCACTACAAATCCGATACCCTATTCGCAACGGTCATGTTCGCGAACCCTCTTGGTTGGTTCGAATGCTCGAATCTCCCAAATGACTATCAAAAGGACTTGGCGCCTCTAGTTCAAAAATGGAAAGATCATCGCCAAGAACTATTCAGCGGAACAATCCTTCCGATCGGGAAGGAACCAGACGGGATTGCTTACACAGGATTCATGTCTATTGCCGTAAAGAAAGATCGTGGATTCATCCTGATCTTCCGCGAGCGGAATCCCAGTAACCATGCCCGGATCGAACTCCCCAGCGGTCTCGAACTTGAAAAGGTAGACTGGGAAATCCTAAGCCCCAATGGAGCAGTGGAATCAGAGTCGGATTTTCTTCGGATCCAAATACCTGAAAGCCTCGATTATGTCTTCGCGCGCTTCATCGCCCGCGCTTGA
- a CDS encoding sodium:solute symporter family transporter — MNIIEVSLFILAVVGVITLGIWKSRGSGNYEEKGASDYFLAGRGLTWWLVGFSLIAANISTEQFVGMSGSAANWLGMSIASYEWIAAITLVIVGFWFLPKFLKAGLYTIPEFLEYRFDGVARMAMAIPAIVTMVFVTTSSVIFSGAKFVSEYYNTVPILNNLTAVCWMIALFAALYVFVGGLKACAWTDLVWGSALILGGLIVMILAFSVLAQKPADELILTKVHNSNATVEDLQDANAWERFMLLNDGVEGEAVAREGENGIGGKAHMIRPKTDSDLPWTALLIGLWIPNLFYWGLNQYIVQRTLGSKSLAEGQKGIVFAAFLKLLIPFLVVIPGILAYNLFSTDLLDSATGAYDYDRAFPVLVRNLIKPMPLVSWFVLAALTGAVISSLASMLNSASTIATMDLYSKFSGEKDPVKLVRVGRAFVVIFVLMAALVAPQLDKFSSIFAYIQEFQGFISPGILAVFIFGFFSPKTPRYFGAIGIALNVFAYGFFKWVGGPFLISRGWWYSDQMAFLDRMALCFFIVILAGIALTKWKPMKVPVVLPENEAIELKSSKPAMICGYAVIVATLALYLIFW; from the coding sequence ATGAATATCATCGAAGTCTCATTATTCATCCTCGCCGTTGTCGGTGTCATCACCCTCGGAATCTGGAAAAGTCGCGGGAGCGGAAATTACGAGGAAAAAGGAGCTTCCGACTACTTTCTCGCAGGGCGAGGCCTGACTTGGTGGCTAGTAGGATTCTCCCTGATCGCCGCGAATATCTCAACGGAACAGTTTGTCGGTATGTCCGGATCTGCGGCAAACTGGCTCGGCATGTCCATCGCATCCTACGAATGGATAGCGGCGATCACCCTAGTCATCGTGGGCTTCTGGTTCCTTCCTAAATTTTTGAAGGCCGGTCTATACACGATCCCAGAATTTCTCGAATACCGTTTTGATGGTGTCGCTCGGATGGCCATGGCGATCCCTGCCATCGTCACAATGGTTTTCGTGACAACATCATCCGTCATCTTCTCTGGAGCAAAGTTTGTATCGGAGTATTACAATACCGTTCCCATTCTCAACAACTTGACCGCGGTCTGTTGGATGATCGCTCTTTTTGCCGCACTCTATGTCTTCGTTGGAGGATTGAAAGCCTGCGCATGGACCGATTTGGTTTGGGGGTCTGCGCTCATCCTAGGTGGACTCATCGTTATGATCTTAGCTTTCTCGGTCCTCGCCCAAAAGCCGGCCGATGAACTAATTCTGACTAAGGTCCATAATTCAAACGCAACCGTTGAAGATCTGCAGGATGCGAATGCCTGGGAACGGTTCATGCTCTTGAACGACGGTGTCGAAGGCGAAGCAGTTGCCAGAGAAGGCGAGAACGGGATCGGCGGAAAGGCTCACATGATCCGTCCAAAAACAGACTCCGACCTGCCATGGACCGCCCTCCTCATTGGCCTTTGGATTCCCAATCTTTTCTACTGGGGTCTGAACCAATATATCGTTCAACGCACTCTCGGATCAAAGTCGCTAGCCGAAGGCCAAAAAGGCATCGTCTTCGCCGCTTTTTTAAAACTACTCATCCCTTTCCTTGTCGTCATACCAGGAATACTAGCCTACAATCTATTTAGCACCGATCTTCTGGATAGTGCGACGGGAGCATACGACTACGACCGAGCCTTTCCGGTCCTCGTCCGAAACCTAATCAAACCAATGCCTTTAGTTTCCTGGTTTGTTCTCGCTGCATTGACCGGCGCAGTCATTAGCTCTTTGGCTTCCATGCTGAACTCCGCATCAACCATCGCCACCATGGACCTGTACTCCAAGTTCAGCGGAGAAAAAGACCCAGTCAAACTGGTTCGCGTCGGACGTGCCTTCGTCGTTATCTTTGTCCTTATGGCCGCCTTGGTCGCTCCCCAACTCGACAAGTTCTCCAGTATCTTCGCCTATATTCAGGAATTCCAAGGATTCATTTCTCCGGGAATCCTGGCCGTATTCATTTTCGGTTTTTTCTCACCGAAGACGCCTCGCTATTTCGGAGCTATCGGCATCGCCCTCAACGTCTTTGCTTACGGATTCTTCAAGTGGGTGGGAGGCCCCTTTTTGATCTCACGCGGCTGGTGGTATTCTGACCAAATGGCCTTTCTCGACCGAATGGCTCTTTGCTTTTTCATCGTCATTCTCGCTGGTATTGCCCTGACGAAGTGGAAGCCGATGAAAGTCCCGGTCGTGCTGCCGGAAAATGAAGCCATTGAACTCAAGAGTTCAAAACCAGCCATGATTTGCGGGTATGCAGTCATTGTCGCAACTCTCGCGCTCTATCTAATTTTCTGGTGA
- a CDS encoding LacI family DNA-binding transcriptional regulator: MPGLPSDSNPPQKAAVSLRQVAELVGVSRMTVSRAFQKDAPISEELRKKVLEAAHKLGYKPDRMVSELMTSFASRRSISYQETFAAIWSPERWAEIGTGEGYHYDLYHGLIEGAKLHGRSIDHIVMTQEMTPRVIDRMLTARNIQGVILTPPSAADAEPPELKWDHLSAATIGYSYQKPNFHRTQPGHYNMMVRVLETLNERQYERPCLLIHSDMDKRTNRGYRAAFLAWGHDPARIWQSQSHCIPELSEWLNRVKPDVIIGDWELWHDLLPNEDQKTDFVALSVRSIESRVAGIYQDAASIAKCSVDLLVRARLQHERGEPREPLLMLTSGTWVEGTTLKSTREKKSESTQSTV, translated from the coding sequence ATGCCCGGTTTGCCTTCGGATTCCAACCCACCCCAAAAAGCAGCGGTCTCACTACGCCAAGTCGCTGAATTAGTAGGCGTATCCCGGATGACGGTTTCTCGCGCCTTCCAGAAAGATGCTCCCATCAGCGAAGAACTGCGCAAGAAAGTCTTAGAAGCGGCTCACAAACTAGGATACAAGCCCGACAGGATGGTGAGCGAGCTCATGACTAGCTTTGCGAGCCGTCGGTCCATCTCCTATCAGGAAACCTTCGCCGCAATCTGGTCTCCCGAACGGTGGGCTGAAATCGGCACGGGCGAAGGATACCACTACGACCTCTATCACGGCTTGATCGAAGGTGCGAAACTCCATGGTCGGTCTATTGATCACATTGTCATGACCCAAGAGATGACCCCCCGAGTCATTGACCGGATGCTCACCGCTCGAAATATTCAGGGGGTTATCCTCACTCCTCCCAGCGCGGCCGACGCGGAACCTCCCGAACTGAAATGGGATCATTTGAGTGCCGCGACCATTGGCTACTCGTATCAAAAACCGAACTTCCATCGCACCCAACCTGGTCATTACAACATGATGGTCAGAGTACTCGAAACCTTAAATGAACGACAATACGAGCGACCCTGCTTACTGATCCATAGCGACATGGACAAGCGCACAAACAGAGGTTACCGGGCGGCCTTCCTGGCATGGGGCCATGACCCAGCCCGCATTTGGCAATCGCAAAGCCATTGCATTCCCGAACTATCTGAATGGTTAAATAGGGTAAAACCAGACGTAATCATCGGCGACTGGGAACTTTGGCACGATCTACTTCCAAACGAAGATCAAAAGACGGACTTTGTCGCCCTCTCCGTCCGCTCTATAGAGAGCCGTGTCGCGGGAATCTACCAGGACGCCGCGAGTATCGCCAAATGCTCCGTGGACCTGTTGGTACGCGCACGGCTTCAACACGAGCGAGGGGAACCCCGGGAACCTTTGCTCATGCTCACGTCGGGGACGTGGGTCGAGGGGACCACGTTGAAATCGACGCGGGAAAAGAAATCCGAGTCAACTCAATCCACCGTATAA
- a CDS encoding polysaccharide deacetylase family protein — protein MLRKLNQIVSILVLLACVQSLLAESDSNILRYGSCDEGSKGWYKWTGSGSIKVETDPVGLNSGQGVKIIAEGDPVKGSVSMPFSYRGEVTVSGYALSTTESPTKVSLQCFDSDSKTIAWIDLALLDTPDKKSSFSKTVVLPENAAKTNLAVSVSSAGSVRVDDLKVMPTDLPEEPSSLEVPTVDEVTIRRIKSVETDQPLIALTFDDGPNDLSPKYLDLFAKENIKATFFWKGKSVAQRPEIARRIVEEGHEVGNHSYSHPRFNQISDVEAYKQVIETQEIIQKTTGKKPTLFRAPYILYTPKLMEILQATELQPIDCSVGVTDWHKDTTVDLIIERATTEKTQAGSIILMHDWSPKSLEALPTIIEILRERGYRFVTVSELLATAR, from the coding sequence ATGCTCAGAAAACTGAATCAGATCGTTTCCATTCTCGTCCTCTTGGCATGCGTCCAGAGCTTATTGGCAGAGAGCGACTCCAATATTCTTCGATACGGATCATGCGATGAGGGAAGCAAAGGCTGGTATAAGTGGACGGGCTCCGGCTCCATCAAGGTCGAAACCGACCCGGTCGGCCTGAATTCTGGCCAAGGAGTAAAAATCATTGCAGAGGGTGATCCGGTCAAAGGAAGTGTATCGATGCCCTTTTCCTATCGCGGTGAAGTCACGGTCTCCGGCTACGCACTCTCGACTACGGAAAGCCCAACCAAGGTTTCTCTTCAGTGTTTTGACTCCGATTCGAAAACGATCGCTTGGATTGACCTCGCCCTCTTGGACACACCTGATAAAAAAAGCAGCTTCAGCAAGACTGTCGTACTCCCTGAGAATGCGGCGAAGACCAACCTAGCGGTAAGCGTATCCTCAGCCGGCAGTGTGCGGGTCGACGATCTTAAGGTGATGCCGACCGATCTCCCGGAGGAGCCTTCATCACTCGAAGTGCCAACCGTTGATGAGGTCACCATTCGACGGATCAAATCCGTCGAAACCGACCAACCTCTAATTGCTTTGACCTTCGACGATGGACCGAACGACCTGAGTCCGAAATATCTCGACCTCTTCGCCAAGGAAAACATCAAAGCTACTTTTTTCTGGAAAGGGAAAAGCGTCGCCCAACGCCCCGAGATTGCCCGGCGCATTGTCGAAGAAGGACATGAAGTGGGAAACCACTCCTATAGCCATCCCCGTTTCAATCAAATCAGCGACGTCGAAGCGTATAAACAAGTAATCGAGACCCAGGAAATCATTCAAAAGACCACCGGCAAGAAACCGACTCTCTTCCGAGCCCCCTACATCCTCTACACCCCGAAGTTGATGGAGATTCTGCAAGCAACCGAACTCCAGCCGATCGATTGCTCCGTGGGAGTCACCGACTGGCACAAAGATACCACGGTCGATCTCATCATTGAGCGCGCTACCACTGAGAAAACCCAGGCCGGCAGCATCATTCTCATGCACGATTGGTCCCCCAAGAGCCTCGAAGCCTTACCCACCATAATCGAAATTCTTCGGGAACGAGGCTACCGCTTCGTGACGGTGTCTGAGCTTCTTGCAACTGCCCGTTAG